The DNA sequence AGGGGATCAGCAGACCGCTGCAACTGCTCCGCCACGCGGCGCTGGTCCTCGCGTGACCGGTTCTGATTGAACTTGAACTTGCCCTCGAGCGAGTCGATGGGGATCTCGAAGCCGACGATCGCCTTCAGCTCGCGGTCCATCACCGGCTCCATGAGCTCACGGTCCCAGCCCGAGCGCGCGTAGTCCTCGTGCAGGTCCACGAGCGGGCTCACCATGGCCCGCAACTCGTCCGGATCGTGGACGAGCCGAGGTGTTCCGTAGGCATGGACGGTCGCGTAGTTCCACGTCGGGACGGTCTGCTGGGACTCGTACCATCCCGGCGAGACATAGGCATGCGCTCCCTGAAAAATCGCCAGCACCTGGGTCTCGTCGGTCCACGTCTTCCAGTGCGGATTCGCCCGAGCCATGTGCGCGATCAAGGTCCCGTTGGGGCCACCACGCTCGGGGTCGATCATGAAGGGCAGGTGCGTCGCCACCGGTCGGGCACCGTCCTGGCTCGTCAGGATCCCGAAGCTGTGTTCGCGGATCAACGCGTGCAGAATGGCGACGTCGTCGACTCGAAACGATCTCGGGGTGTACATCGCCTGCTCCTAGTGCCCGAAGCTGATCACGCGGGTGATGCGCCAACGCCCGTCCCGGTTGTGCCACAGATGGACGAACCGCGGTGTCGACGCCAGGTGGTCCGGCTCGCCCGCGGCGGTCACCCAGAAGCGATGGGTACCCAGCTGCACGGCGCCATATCCCTGGATCGGGTGGACCTCGACGGTCTCGGGAAGCAGCTCACGTCGTAGTCGCGACGCCTTCCCGTCGGCGCAGCGGCTCCGGAAGGTCGGCTCCAGCTCGTCCCGGGTGGTGGTCACGTCGTCGTTGTCCTGGTAGAACTCGATGTTCTCGTCGAGGTAGGTCCGGAACGCGACCAGATCACAACGGTTGAACGCGTCGAACAGAGCCCGGTCCAGGCTCATGATCGTGTCCTGCAGGGACGTGGGGTCCACCGTCTCGGGGGTCTGGGAACGGACCGGCGTCGTCACTGCGAAGAGAAGCGTCACCGAGAGGACTGCAATGACCGGCACTCGCATCGGGGATCGTCCGCGCTCAGGAAGGTTGGCCGTAGGCTCACCTGAGCCGTACGTGCCTGCCCCGACGGCGGATTCGGTGGCGCCAGGAGGCCCGCCGGAAGCACTCGGTCACCCTGCAGGCACATAGCGGAGCGCCACCGCTCCCGAGGCGAACTCCTGCCGGCTCACCAGCGTGAGGTCGACGTACTGCGACAGCCCCTCGAGCAACCGCGGTCCGTGGCCCGCCAGCCGGGGGATCACCACGAACTCGTACTCGTCGATCAGCCCCAGCTCCGCCAGGGCCAGCGGGAACTTCACGCCTCCCACCGCCAGACCCCGACCGGGTTGGCGCTTCAGGTCTTCAACGGCCGTCTTCAGGTCGCCGCGCACAAGCTCCGCGTTCCAATCGACCCGCTCCAGTGTCGTGGACACGACGTACTTCTTTGACGCGTCTATGGTCCGGGCGAACGGCTCCATCCAGGGTTCCATCCAATCCGGAAGGGCGCCCGACGGGGACGCCCGCCACGCGGACTCCATCATCTCGTAGGTCACGCGGCCATAGAGCAGGGCGTCGGCCCGCGCGAGGCTGTCCGCCCAATAGCGGTGCAGGGCTTCGTCCACCATGCCGGCGCGATGGTCGCAACACCCGTCCAAGGTGACGTTGATGCCATACCGCAGGGGTCGCATGATCCGTGCTCCGTCCGAAAAGGCTCCACGCCGAGGGCTGACCGAGGCAGGCCGCACGCGGCCCCGCTCAGTCCTCCAGTGACTCCACCTTCACTGCGGTCCCATAGCAGATCACTTCGGTTACGCCCGACATCACTTCCGTCGCATCGTAGCGAATCCCGATCACCGCGTCCGCTCCGGCCACGTCCGCCTGCACCAGCATGGTGTCGAACGCCTGCTGGCGGGTGCGCTCGGCGAGCTCCGTGAAGAGGGAGATGTTCCCGCCCCACAACGTCTGGAAGCTGGCGCCCACGGTTCCGAACACCGACCGCGACCGGACCACGACACCCCGCACCACCCCCAGGTTCGACACGATCCGATACCCCGACAGGTCGAAGCCCGTGGTCGTCATGTTGTACGGTACGTCGGCGGCCTGGGATCGGATGATGGATGTCATGGCTCAGCGGGCTCCGGCTGCATCTCGAGGAGCAGGAACCCTACGGCAGGGCCGGACCGACCGCCAGGGATTGGACGCGTGTGGCAGAGGGCAACAGCGGCACGGCCGTTGCCACGATGCCCCATGCCTCGAGCAGGAGAACACCATGCGGAACGGCGTCGGGTACGTCATGCGTTGGATTGGGGTGGCTGGTGTCTTCACGGCGGTGATCGCCTGCGATGGCGGAACCACCGACCCGGCCCCCGCGGATCCGACGGTCGCGGCGGAGCCGACCGTGTTCCAGGAGACGTTCGACGGCGATCCCAGCGGGCCCGCCCCGTTTCGCTCCAACCGCTGGGACGTGACCGTACACTCCCGGAATCGCGAGACCTGGTACACGCTCGAGGCCCTCGACGCCGATCACGGCCCCGCCTGCGAGCCGCCCCCCGCCACGCATCCCGTGTCTGCCTACGAGGATGCCGTCTACCAGTGCCGCAACCACGTCATGACGGCGCTGAACGCGTCCGGCTACGGACTGGTCTACCTGACGCCGAACCACACGGTCGTGTTCGACGAAGGCACGGCCCGCGTGGAGTTCCGGGTATCGCTGCTGCGCCGCTCGATGCGGGACTGGATCGACCTTTGGATCTCTCCCTACGACGAGCACCTGCAGCTGGCCCTGGAGAGCTGGCTGCCCTCGCTGTCCGGCGAACCCAGGAACGGCCTTTCGCTGCGTCTGGACGGAGCTCGCAACGCGTTCACCGGGACCCTGTTCAGGGACGGTGTCGCCGAGGACCTCCCGGGCACCTGGTGGGTTGGCTACGACGAGTTCCTGGAGCCCAGTGCCACGCGCCGGGACCTCCTGGTGCTGGAGCTCAGCCGCGACCATATCCGCTTCGGCATGCCGGAGTATGACTTCTGGTGGATCGACACCGACATCGCACCCCTCGCGTGGAGCGAAGGCGTGGTGCAGTTCGGCCACCATTCCTACACACCCGAGAAGGACTGCTCCCTGCCGGGCGGGTGTGCACCCAACACCTGGCATTGGGACGACATCGTCATCGATCCGGCCCGACCCTTCCGGATCAATCGCGCCACGGAGCGGTGGTTCAGCCCCGCGCAGGCCGAGATCACACTGCAACAGCCGAGCAGGGCGGGTGCGCGTCTGCGCTTTGCCGGCATCGGTGAGGACCTGGAGGTGAGCTTCGACGGCGGTGCCTCCTGGCTCCCCGCGGAGCTGCAACCTCACGACCCCGCGAGTCTGGACCCGGGCCACTTCCGCTCCTACTTCACCCCGATGCCCCAGGCAGTCTCCCGGGTGCTGCTGCGGGGCTCGCCCTGGTACGGAGGCGATTGGCACGTTCGCGACGTGTCGGAGTGGGCGCGAGCATCGCGCTAGCGATCGCGGCGCCCTCCGGGGCGTTGGCGCGAGGCGCGTGGGCCCTGCCCTTCCGGTCGTCCACACCACGTCGACAGTGCGTCGGCCAGCCCCAGGTCGGAGCCGCCTCCTACCCACGCCACGTGTCCGTCGGGGCGGACCAGGACTGCAGCGGGAGCATCGACCTCACCGATCACCGGAAGCTCCCACCGCCTGTCGTACGTCGCGTCGACGACTCGGAGCCGCGCGCTCCAGGGAGAGAGGTCGAGGGCGAGCGGTGCGCCGAAGTTGAGTAGCACAGGGCGCGCGTCGTGAAGGAGCGTGAAGACCCGGAGTGGCCCGCCGGCGGTGACGAGATCGAGGTCCGGCATGCGGCGCCCCAGGAGGGGATGTCCCGGCCCCAGATCGTAGCGAATGTCCAGGTGGGACATGATCCCTGCGATGTGCCGACGCGGCTCCTCCATCGCGAGCAGCTCGCCCAGCACCTCGCGCGCGGCCCGAGTGCGATCGTCTTCCCGGTGCAGAGCAACCTGCGCCATCGTCATCTTGAGCACCCGCGCGCCCACCGGGTGTCGCTCGGCGTGGTAGGTATCGAGGAGCCCTTCGGGGGAGGTGCCGCGAATCACTTGCGCCAGCTTCCACCCGAGATTCACCGCATCCTGGACGCCGGTGCTGAGCCCCTGCCCCCCGATCGGCGAATGAACATGGGCTGCGTCGCCGGCGAGGAACACACGCCCGCTCCGATACGCGGCTGCCTGCCGCGTCAGGTCCGTGAAGCGGGAGATCCAGGTCAGGTTGTGCACGCCGTAGTCGGTCCCGCAGGCGGCGATGAGCAGGGACCTCAAGTCCTCCAGCGTCGGTTCTGTGGTGGCGTCGGGGGTCGGCTCGGTGACCATCACGCCGATGGGTCCGATGTCCTTGTAGACGATCTCGCCGTCCTTGATCTCATACTCCTCTCTGCCGAACGCGTGGACACCGGCCGGTGAGCGATGCACGCCATAGGGCGGCGTCTCGGTCATCTCGACCTCTGCCAGGAGGTTGCTGGTCGTCGGATCCCAGCCGGGGAACTCGATGCCAGCGGTCTTCCGCACAACGCTGCGACCCCCGTCGCAACCGACCAGGTATGCCGCGCGCACGGGCGGGCCCTCGGCCAGGGCCACGTCGACCCCGGTTGCGTGCTGCGTGAACCCCGTGACTTCATGACCGTAGAGGACGGGCACACCGAGTTCCGCGACCCAACTCGCCAGCAGGCGCTCGATGTGCTTCTGGCGCAGCGCAAGTCCGTGGTTGTGGCGGGTCGGGAAGTCGCTGATATCCAGGCGTGTCACCGCAAAGCCGGTGATCTGCGCCGCCTTGCCCGCAGCGAGGAATCGGTCTGCGATCCCGCGCTGATCGAACACCTCGAGCGTGCGAGAAGAAACCCCGAGCGCGCGTGCTCCTTGCAGCCCGCGGTCCGGCCGGAGCTCGAAGACCGCGGTATTCACACCACCCAAGGCGAGCTCGCCGGCGAGCATGAGGCCCGTGGGTCCGGCTCCAACCACCACGGCTTCGTATTCGGTCATGTCCGCCCCCCGTCGACGTTCACTCCCCGGTACTGCCTGCCAGGGCTTCCGAACCGCCGCAGAGCCTACCACCCCGCCCGGTTCTGGTGGCAAGCCCCTACCGGGAGCATATTCTTACACAACGGGGGGAGGGAGGGCAGCAGGCCAGTCCCCCGCCCTCGACTCCGGTCAACCCGCGCTCGGGTCCTTCCTGGCTGCCCGTTCAACCGTCCCGGCGTACTCGAGCTCCCCCGCCGAGAACCTGCCCTCGATGGACAGCGCACCCTCGAGTCCGTCACCGAACACCATTCTCCCGTCCACCTGGCCCCCGCTTCGCACAGCGGCGGTGTAGACGAAGCTCCCCGAGGCGGTTTCCTGGCCGAGGCTTCCTTCGAAGGTGCCGTGTGCGATCCACGTCTCCTCGTAGGTTCCCGCCGGCGAACCACACGGCCCTTGCACGAGGATCCGGAAGTCGATCTCCATGCGGCCCGCCAGATCGCCCCGGACTTCGTAGCCCTGGGTGAGATCCACGATGCAGGTCGGACCGGCAGCGACTCTCACGGGCGCTTCGAGCGGGGGACCAACGGGGGCAAGCGTCCCCGAAAGATCCACCCGGTCTCCACGCGTTCCGACCCAAGGCGCCATGAGAAGAGTCAAGAGAATCAGCGGGTCTTTCACCTCACGCTCCCTCCGGAGGATCGTGGCCGTGAGCGAGGACGGCGCGGGGCTGCCCACTCGCCCGGCGACTCACGCATCTGGAGCACGCTACGCCCGCACCACCTTAGCCGCCAGGCTCGGTAGCCTCGCGGGCCGCTCCGCATCCACGCGGCTCGCTGCTGGACAGATCGTTCTCGCGAGGAATATCGTCTGGCGCGTGCCTCCGAAGTGACGGATGACCCTCCGCGTAGATCGATGCCCATGAACACGATGAGAGCGGTGGTGTTGGACGCGCCCGGCGCCGCGTCCAGCCTGAGGATCGAGCGACGTCCCATCCCCGAGCCGGAACCGGGGTGGGTGTTGATTCGCGTCCACGC is a window from the Gemmatimonadota bacterium genome containing:
- a CDS encoding heavy metal-binding domain-containing protein codes for the protein MTTTGFDLSGYRIVSNLGVVRGVVVRSRSVFGTVGASFQTLWGGNISLFTELAERTRQQAFDTMLVQADVAGADAVIGIRYDATEVMSGVTEVICYGTAVKVESLED
- a CDS encoding dihydrofolate reductase family protein, with the protein product MRPLRYGINVTLDGCCDHRAGMVDEALHRYWADSLARADALLYGRVTYEMMESAWRASPSGALPDWMEPWMEPFARTIDASKKYVVSTTLERVDWNAELVRGDLKTAVEDLKRQPGRGLAVGGVKFPLALAELGLIDEYEFVVIPRLAGHGPRLLEGLSQYVDLTLVSRQEFASGAVALRYVPAG
- a CDS encoding FAD-dependent monooxygenase; translated protein: MTEYEAVVVGAGPTGLMLAGELALGGVNTAVFELRPDRGLQGARALGVSSRTLEVFDQRGIADRFLAAGKAAQITGFAVTRLDISDFPTRHNHGLALRQKHIERLLASWVAELGVPVLYGHEVTGFTQHATGVDVALAEGPPVRAAYLVGCDGGRSVVRKTAGIEFPGWDPTTSNLLAEVEMTETPPYGVHRSPAGVHAFGREEYEIKDGEIVYKDIGPIGVMVTEPTPDATTEPTLEDLRSLLIAACGTDYGVHNLTWISRFTDLTRQAAAYRSGRVFLAGDAAHVHSPIGGQGLSTGVQDAVNLGWKLAQVIRGTSPEGLLDTYHAERHPVGARVLKMTMAQVALHREDDRTRAAREVLGELLAMEEPRRHIAGIMSHLDIRYDLGPGHPLLGRRMPDLDLVTAGGPLRVFTLLHDARPVLLNFGAPLALDLSPWSARLRVVDATYDRRWELPVIGEVDAPAAVLVRPDGHVAWVGGGSDLGLADALSTWCGRPEGQGPRASRQRPGGRRDR
- a CDS encoding nuclear transport factor 2 family protein; its protein translation is MRVPVIAVLSVTLLFAVTTPVRSQTPETVDPTSLQDTIMSLDRALFDAFNRCDLVAFRTYLDENIEFYQDNDDVTTTRDELEPTFRSRCADGKASRLRRELLPETVEVHPIQGYGAVQLGTHRFWVTAAGEPDHLASTPRFVHLWHNRDGRWRITRVISFGH
- a CDS encoding FMN-binding negative transcriptional regulator encodes the protein MYTPRSFRVDDVAILHALIREHSFGILTSQDGARPVATHLPFMIDPERGGPNGTLIAHMARANPHWKTWTDETQVLAIFQGAHAYVSPGWYESQQTVPTWNYATVHAYGTPRLVHDPDELRAMVSPLVDLHEDYARSGWDRELMEPVMDRELKAIVGFEIPIDSLEGKFKFNQNRSREDQRRVAEQLQRSADPLERASAEIMRRNLAG